A part of Bacillus rossius redtenbacheri isolate Brsri chromosome 1, Brsri_v3, whole genome shotgun sequence genomic DNA contains:
- the LOC134538879 gene encoding transmembrane protein 170A — protein sequence MSDGGPDLPDVLQNATTPAAGPASGYLNTFGEMWYQMFLWALFSSLFVHALAAAIAFATLRKHRFGKFFPVFILVMGVLPPLTSGVVSCAVVALVYKASNIVMAPLYALFWGVGQTVVAACVGFTRILATL from the exons ATGTCCGATGGAGGGCCAGACCTGCCGGATGTCCTCCAGAACGCAACCACTCCTGCAGCTGGGCCAGCCTCCGGCTACCTGAACACTTTCGGAG AGATGTGGTACCAGATGTTCCTGTGGGCGCTGTTCTCCTCGCTGTTCGTGCATGCACTGGCTGCAGCGATTGCCTTCGCCACGCTGCGCAAGCACAGGTTTGGCAA GTTCTTCCCAGTGTTTATCCTGGTGATGGGCGTGCTGCCTCCGCTCACATCCGGCGTGGTGAGCTGCGCGGTGGTTGCCCTGGTCTACAAGGCCTCCAACATCGTGATGGCGCCCCTGTACGCCCTGTTCTGGGGCGTGGGCCAGACCGTGGTGGCAGCCTGCGTCGGCTTCACCCGCATCCTGGCCACCCTGTAG